The Musa acuminata AAA Group cultivar baxijiao chromosome BXJ2-5, Cavendish_Baxijiao_AAA, whole genome shotgun sequence genomic interval CAATTATTTCAACAAAAACTTTTGTGGGTAATAAGAGGTTTTCAATAATTCTATCAATAAATTTATGTAGTGACAATCACATGTTTACTAagactcaagaataaaacatagtAATCCACCGATTCTAAGAACTTTGACAAGatgatttataaattaagattaaagatagtcaaaaaagaaaaagacatatTAAAATCGGCATTTGTAACCATACATCATCCTATCACTCTCATTGTTGCATGGTAATGGCTTCAAATAGTCTTTCTCTTCTAAGTCATATAAGTTTATGGATCCCAAACTATGCAGCATTGCGTTTTCCACGAGGGTATTGGACAGCAGGGAGTGAGTTGGATCGAGAACGAAAGTATGTGGTCACATAAGCTATTACCACTTCCAAATGACAACCATAGAAGGTTTAGCTTCAAGATTATAGCCCATTAATAACGGGGTTATCAAAAACACTATTGAAGGACTACAAGCTCACCCAATAGCTCGGCCAATCATGAAGCCAGATTGCACAATTCCAAATGGAGATTAAGATGGCAATGATATCGAAGGATTCAAAGACATTGCATTGTTCATGATCAGTGGTTGCTTGAATATCATTTTCTTACTGTTGCTTGTCATGGTGATAGCACATACGTTCATTAGCACTCCTCAAATGACTTGGGAGATGAACATAGACACCTGTGAGAGTCTTTTTAAAGAGGAGATGCTCAAGGAATATTGGTTTTGGAGCATTATCCATCCATCATTAGAGCCATTGATGCTTCGACCACTCGACGTCGGATGCTTGAATAATGAATGGATGCTATATTGAGTGAACTCTTATAGTTTTTTCCCGCGACCTTCCTTCGAACttcgagtgaaaaaaaaaaaaaaaactagaactCCGTAAGCTATAAGAATAGAGGTGCACTAATTATTGAGCTCCAAATCGTAAGACGACTCATGTTGTATAAGAAAATCTCGCAACCAGTCGACAAGACAATGTTGTCACTACAAGTAGAGAATTTCAATAACATCTGTTGAAGATCATGCTGAAAAAATGAATTATGGAATTTCTATCACATTTGTttgctaaatttttattttaacgcAAACAGTTGTGTGATTGGAAGATATTTCTTgtagaataaatattttctttgattaCTTCATCATAAATGAGCTTTGGAATTTAAAGGAAGGATCTAAATCCCAAAATGTAAAATACAAGCAACAatattgcaagtgtcctaataTACTAGGATTGCAACTATACAGGTAAATGCTAAACAATTATCCTATTTTAATTAGAAATATAGCTATTTAAGAATATAATTATATAGGAACATGGTTGTAACTTCCATATTGTATGAATataattttcatattttataaatacaactttcataaaaatacaaaataaacGGTAATTAAAAAAGAAGGGGCCCTCTTAGGTAGAACCCCAAaggatgatatattttttcttggataaatgaatatatatgtttatatatatatatatatatatatatgtatatatatatgtctccTTAAATTAAGTTTTAGGACTGTCTTTCATCTTTCAACTTCAACATGGGTGGAGAACTTCTTGATGATGAATGCAAAAAGAGGTTCAAAAGcaaaggaaaagagaaagaagaggagagagttgattggtcgagtctcgatGCTAATATACTAGACCTCATTGTTGATCAACTCACCATCAACATTGCTGATTATGTATGCTTTCATGGTGTTTGCAAGAAATGGTGTGCTAGCGACTCCTATGATCTTACTCACCCTCCTCAACTCCCATGGTTGCTCTTGAGATGGGATTACAGTATGAATCGTCTCATCTTCTACTCCTTCGCAGATGAGAGAATCCATTCAATTCAAGTTCCGACAGATGATAGACACATCATTGGCTCATGTGATGGATGGCTAGTTCTCGATCATAATACTTCTTGGATCCTCTCTATCCTAAATCCTCTCACGGATACTCATATCTATCTTCCAGCACTCCCAAGTCATTTAAGGAATACTAAATATTCTTACCCGTCGATATTGAAGATTGCAATATCTTCGAACCCTTTAATATATGATCAAGATTGCATCATCGTCATTATCTCCACCTTAAACCATGTTCTCCTCTCTACTCGTTTAGGCGAGGACGATGAATGGACCTTGGTGGATGACACGAGTAAATTCCATGATGTTATTTACTTTAAAGAAAGTTTTTATGCTGTGGATGAAACTGCACAGGTCTTCATGTTCAATTCCCTCTTGGAGAAAGTGGCTATCATCGGTGCTCAACGAGGATTAAGCTATATGTTATGGCAGTTTGCAGAGTTATCAGATGAGCTTGTTGTTCTTCGAAACATAATCATTGAGGATCCCGTTTACAATATGGTGGAGAATGCTATAATTTTCATAACAGAGAGAATAGAGATCCTAAAGTTGAACCTAAAAGGTCCACTGCCATCATTGGAGGAGGCAAATAACATAGACAACCATATACTTTTCTTAGGCATCAATTCTCGCTCCATCTCATACCCCGTTGCCCAATACTCACATGGTAAATCTAATACTATCTATATGCATCACGTTTATGCTATGAGTGATGACAAAAGAGATATATATTGTAGATCTGGAATATATGATTTGGAGAATGTCTCTTTCAAACCAATATCACACGGTAAAAATGAAAGGATATGTAATGGCTATTTACCCATGTGGTATACACCATGCTTATTTTAGTGTTCTAATTTTGTTTTACTCCCTTAAACAATAACTAAGCCTTATTGTCATCACACTATAAATGGTGGATTATATAACCTTTTTGTTTTTGAGTCTCAATAACTTATTTTTTTAGTTAATTTGTTAGCTTCTTGTATCTCGAATGGTTTGTGCTAACAAACTCGATATTATGATGGATTTCATAGGTATTTATATTCGTAAATTATTTTTAGCATAATCTACATCTCAATGGTGATGgcagcaagtttttctttttttttttctttgaatttaGTAATAATCATGTTCTGCTGCCATATTCCAACTTAGGAAGCTGCATCACTTGTATGATACATGCATGCAGTGATGATCTCAGCACCAGGATGGATATACATCAACCAATTTCCTATGATCGAGTGGCAATACAAAAAGGATTGCAAGCTTATACTATACAATAAACAAGTAAACTTTTGGTGATGGATAGTTGATTCTTTATTAGGTGGTGTCATGAAGCTATTGTTCTtaagaaaaaaaacaagaaaaaggtgGTTGGCGATTATTCTCGAGGGATTTGTAGCAAATGATATAGTATTAGGATATCTttatttgaataatgtttattgagtttgtttagttcagtaaaaattagataagggtttatttaatatttatttattattaagagttcaagtcATCGTGGACtaactctataaatatggatatatatatatatatatatatatatatatatatatatatattttcatcgagcaatgaaatattattcagtcttttgacaaatctTAGGAGGTCGATCTCCTCAAAGAGATCAAGTATCTATCTGCACAAATGAAACTTTATGATGGATCGAGGAGCACAAATGAGTGATCGGAAGATATTTCTTGTGGAATGAATAGTCTCCTACCTTCATCATAAATGAACTTTCAAATTTATAGAAAGGATTTAAATcccaaaatataaaatacaaatatCCTCACATTAGTAATATTGTTGCAAGTCTCCTAATATATTAGAATTACAACTATCCATGTAAATCCTAAACAACCATCCTATTTAAATTAGAAATACAGCTACTTAAGAATATAACTATATAGGAAGATTGTAACTTTCATATTCTACTAATACAATTTTCATATTTTAGAAAGACAACTCCCatacatatacaaaaaaaaaatgcaaatatttaatatttacaaATATTAAATTCTTGATATTGGGCTGCTCTCATGTAGAAGCCCaaaacatgagattttttttttttgggggggggggggggggggtaaatgaaTCTATATATATCTCCTTGAATTAGGGTTTAGGATAGTGTTTCATCCTTCAACATGGTTGGAAGACCTTTTAAGGGTGAAGGAGAAAAGAGAGCTAAATGCatagaagaagaagggaaagaagaggAAAGAGTTGATTGGTCAAATCTCGATACGAATATACTGCAACTCATTGCCGATCAACTCACCGTCGACATTGCTGATTATATTCGTTTTCATGGCGTCTGCAAGACATGGCATGCTGTCAACCACCATGGTCGCACGCACCCTCCTCAACTCCCATGGTTGCTCATGAGATGTGACTACGATATCAATCGTCTCATCTTCTACTCCTTCTCAGATGAAAGATTTCACTCAATTCGACCTCCAACAAATGATGAACACATCATTGGCTCATGTGATGGATGGCTAGTCCTTGATCATAAAACTTCTCGGTTCCTCTCTCTCCTAAATCCTCTCACAGGTGCTCGTATCCATCTCCCAGCGCTCCCGAGTTATTTAATAAACATTGAAGATTATTACCCATCCATATTGAAGATTGCAATATCTTCAAACCCATCAATATATGATCATGATTGCATCATCGTCATTATCTCCACCTTGAATGATGCACTCTTCTCTATCCGTTTATGGGAGGATGATTTATggactttgttggatgataggagcAAGTATCATGATGTCACTTACTTCAAAGGAAACTTATATGCTGTAGACGAAATTGCACAGGTATTCATCTTTAGTTCATTCTTTGAGAAAGTGGCTATCGTCGGTCCTCAACGGGAAACAAACAACTTGTTATGGCAATTTGCAGAGTTATCAGGTGAACTTATAGTCCTTCGAAACATATTGATTGAGAACTCCGTTGACCATGCAATGGAGAATCTTACGATTCTCATGACAGAGAGGATAGATATCCTAAAGTTGAATATGAAAGGTCTAGTGCCATCGCTGGAGGAGGCAAAGAGCATAGGCAATCACATACTTTTCCTAGGTGTTAATTCTCGCTCCATCTCATGCCCAATATCCCAATATCCTCGTGGAAAACATGATACTATCTATATACATCATGTTTATATCATGGATGATGATGAAGAACAAGATATATATTGTAGGCATGGAATATATGATTTAGAGAATGCCTCTTTCATGCCAACACCACATAATGGATTTGAAAGGATATGTACTGGAATGTTACCCATGTGGTTTACACCATCCTTATTTTAGTATATTCTTTTTTACCACCTTAGACAATAACTAAATCTTACTATCGTCATTGTGGATTATaacttttttgatatattttatgaatctcaataACTTATTTTTCTGTTTAGTTTTGTTTGCTTCTTATATCTTGAattgttttgttttaatacatTGGGATAACATTCTCTgtatcatgatatatttcatggatATTTATATTTGTAAACAATTTTTAGCATAATCTATATCTCTATGGTGATGGCAACaagttattttttcttctttcaatttagtaataattattatgggacattaataattttatttgatcTAATGTTCTATTATCATATTCCAACTTAAGAGGCTATATCCGATCATGATCTTAGCACCAAGATAGATATTGTTATGAAAAAATATTGTCAATATCCTGGTTAGCTCAATGCAATTCTGACCCATGTGCATAGGGATCTCTGAGGTGTGGCTGAGGTGCATTCAAGGTAAAAATATCAAGTTCTCGAAGTGTCACCTACACGAAGATCGAGGTTGAGAGGAGTTTCCTAACCTGATTCCTCCGACGCCTATGTTAGTAATTTAAGATAGATGAATACAATAATAAATGATATAAAATGATCCTCATAGCCCTATTAAAAAGTAAGCTATTATACTTGGTAATAAATGGGTGATATATTCCATGAAATATTCTATGAGAAAGTAAAGTTTAACCACCTCTGACAATTTTAATTTGACCATTTGTCTACATAGATGATAAGGGTGGAGTCAGCCTGTACTTTTTTACATTGGACCTATCTACATGGGTAAACCAGTGAggggaaaattttaatttgaccaTCTGTGGTTATCGATACCTTCTCTATTATTTGTTAACCCCAAAAGCATGCTTGGGAGCTCTTTAGTGAGGGTTTTGACGTCTAACTCATCTAACATATTGATTTTATACTCCTTTAATTCCTTGTCTTAAGGGGAATAAGGGGTGCTTGACCAACATGCTTTGGAATGCCCAAATGGGTGTCAAGGTACTACCAAACCTCCCCACCTTAAACAATAGGGGGAGGTCGGGGCACTTGACTGCCTTAGTTTAGGCAACGAGGGGGGTTAGGGTGCCCAACCTCCCCATCTCAGATGGGGAGGTTGGGTAGTATCCTGACCCCATTTGGGCATTCTCAAAGCATGTTGTGCTTAACCTTCACACCTAGGGCACATGCGAAGGCCGAAGGTTCCCAACCTCAACACCTTGAGCACCTTGGGCGTATTTCTAATGGGGTCCTCCAAAGATTGGGTTTTGTCGACCCATATATTTTGGGCATATTTTCATTTGTATATTTTATCGTGATACATTTCTTCTTATATGATCGAGCTTTTCCAAAACATACATCTCGAATATATATTTTCTTATGCCTTCCATTATTGTAGTGGGTTTCTTCTCATGGGGTCGAGTTCTCCCGACCTATGCATATCGGGCAAATTTTCCCTTCGGTCTTCTGTTATGATAAGTTTCTTCTTATATGGGTTAGGTTTTCTTAACATTCATGCTTTGGATACATATTTTCATGATCTTAGGTGTACCTTAAGGTGTTCACCTTCGTGGGGATATATTGGGGATCTTCATGCTTTCCGAGGTATCCCTTGAAGGGTTGGGATTGCCTTCACTTTCAAGGGAGGTGTGCTTCCTACCCTTTCTAATATACCACCATGTTGCAATTAATTAGGAAGTTAGGGTATCACCTTCATTAATTAGCGTCTCTTCAAATCCAACTTGAAGAGTTATTGGAAACGATATCTAATAAGACACTTATCTTTAATGTATGAGACGAGAGGTAAATCCTTACCTTATAAATCCCTCTTAGCCATGGGGGGTGAGGTTTATTATCTCATTTTAGCCTCTGTGATATCTTTAGGAACTTTCTCTTCTTAGCCTCAATCTTCCTCTTATTGTGAAACCTAGGAGAGCATCATATGCGcaacaataaaacaaaataaaaattaatttctcAAAACAGATTTATATCAAATCATATATGATAATTAGAAGCGAATAACTTATGAAACCGAAAACTACATAAAAGTGAGGGGCTCGTGAACCGAGATAGCATGAACAACTAATCAATTCGAGGGACGGGGTAGTTGTCCTTCgtacatgctagtcataggtgctttgcaagccaatcacgtgagtgatagcacgtgtaacATGACATGtactatttttgcttattattattatgacattttttcactttatattgtttgatgCATAAATAAATTGttatgtctatggatctatgcaatgagaattataTCGTGATGATattacgataataagatcgattcacttttaatcaCAAAGCCTAaaaaatcctagtcataggttactcgagatggacatcgagataaccaaacggaTTGGTGTatcatatactcgtccatatgatggaggcgactggtcttatagctgttggtgtggggatactagggctacagtgtaagtgctcattagagaatgagttcactgattgatccactcacggaatgctggatggttaatgatacctcattatcaaacaatgattttATCGTCCCGAtaggtgtacttggtccttagacttgagacactaaggatgtcctgtatgagtactctactctttgataccagatgtataagtttggaagttctagatgctagtcataggtgcccaataagccaatcacatgagtgatggcacgtgtgacttgataccgaatctttttgcttattatattttgacatatatcactctataagtattgcatatatgcatatatatatattgtgatgtccttggatttgtgcaatgggaatcggatcgtgatgagatcacgataatgagatcgattcacctttaaacacagatcctaaataatcctgatcataggttactcgagagggacatcatgataaccggacagactggtatgctgtatacccgtccatatgatagatgcagttggtctcatagctgctcgtgtagggacactagggatacagtacaggtgctcattggagaatgaattcactgattgatccgcttacggaatgttggatggttgatgatgcattattgtcagacaacgatttcgtagtcctagtggtatatctggtccttagacttgagacaccaaggatgtcctgtatgagtgctccactctttgataccagacttataggtttggctatcccagatttagtatagctggtcattgggagtggtagtcgaccttacgagggctattgagtgtcgatagaggatcatctactctcggtgtcatgagaggaatatcccatgtattcttgcttagacaaatccctggccatggttattcaggttgagagagaaagagttctccgggagaatccgattagggaGAGAAtcaagtagaaatcgtatgggtcaaatagcaccatgctcgatatacggtctctgggatattagatagatgagggactataggtacacagtaactgaggacagacaggtccaatggattggattcccgttatcgtttgggaactacggtgtagtggcatagtatgtccgtagttgatgagtcgagtgaattattacagagataataattcactaagttagaaggagttctgataggtatgactcacggccagctcgatattgggcctagagggtcacacacatatagtagacattgcgatgagtagaggttcggatatgagatatccgatggagcccttgtcttattggatgcagatccaatacccacttggggaggatccattagggtttgacaagggacctctataaataggagggattcaaagcctcataggctagagcctttgcttgcctctcctattctcctttctctctccaccttagagcaggcctggagttttgaggagcgtcgtcgcagctctgttgtgtagatcaccgctagagaggaggacgcttgatctccttcaccctctcctaaagatctgtaaagaaacaaggatatacgatctccctaggtaacataatctattctatacgcagttttaagtttcgcgaattttgcacaccaatctttgcacgatgacgaacatctctttgggaataggagattttgtttttcttgttcttccgctacacatgtgatgtcgcccccaagatttcccaacactagatctagcacagtcgttcatcgagagtggtagctaacTTTATGAGGACTATTAagcgtcgatagaggatcatccactcttgatatcctaagataaatattttatatgttcttacttagacaaatccttggtcatgattattcggattgagagagaaagagttatccgggagaatccgattagagcaagactcaaggagaaaccatatgggcctgacagcactatgctcagTATACGAtctcagggatattagatggatgagagactataggtatatagtaattgagaatatatatatcaaaatgattggattctcttatattatgtggggactgcgacatagtggcctagtacaccgGTAGTCGATAAGATGacaaaattattatagagataatgattcactaagccagaagaagttctaacaggtatgactcacgactagctcaatATTGGACTTAGAAGATCACACActtatgataggtgttgcgacgagtataggttcaaatataagatattcgttggagcccctatcttattggatatccattaagccactaaattattggatcccatagatgagatccaataagagctaataagagattattgggtagatacTTACTAATCTAAGATACTTGAGTAAttagatggagattcaatacccaatagagcaCGACCCATTAGGGTTAATTTGATAGGGGAcatttataaataggaggaaaccaaataGTCATAAGCTAAGTTTTTTCTtactaccacctcctattctcctctccctcttctccttctcaaCTAGCAAGGGTATATGGAGATTTGGATAGTGATTCGAGGAGCGTCTTCGCAGTTCCTACCGTAtgaatcaccgttagagaggaggataattgatctcctttatcctctccc includes:
- the LOC103984325 gene encoding F-box/kelch-repeat protein At1g57790-like — encoded protein: MVGRPFKGEGEKRAKCIEEEGKEEERVDWSNLDTNILQLIADQLTVDIADYIRFHGVCKTWHAVNHHGRTHPPQLPWLLMRCDYDINRLIFYSFSDERFHSIRPPTNDEHIIGSCDGWLVLDHKTSRFLSLLNPLTGARIHLPALPSYLINIEDYYPSILKIAISSNPSIYDHDCIIVIISTLNDALFSIRLWEDDLWTLLDDRSKYHDVTYFKGNLYAVDEIAQVFIFSSFFEKVAIVGPQRETNNLLWQFAELSGELIVLRNILIENSVDHAMENLTILMTERIDILKLNMKGLVPSLEEAKSIGNHILFLGVNSRSISCPISQYPRGKHDTIYIHHVYIMDDDEEQDIYCRHGIYDLENASFMPTPHNGFERICTGMLPMWFTPSLF